From a region of the Methanosarcinales archaeon genome:
- a CDS encoding TIGR00270 family protein — MQCEICGIDIIGSPRKVVVERTELEVCAKCAQYGKTPQGWSPVSRKVAPTAAAPPTHAKRPRRNAFDNVDGEIIADYNKVIREAREAKGWTIEELGLKIKEKAPLIKKIERSEIIPEDAMRKKLEQALGIKLTERVSQDNMEHGTMLRGTTLGDIVTIKKK; from the coding sequence ATGCAATGTGAAATCTGTGGAATAGACATAATCGGTTCACCCAGAAAGGTAGTGGTTGAAAGAACTGAACTGGAAGTATGCGCAAAGTGTGCCCAGTACGGGAAAACACCTCAGGGATGGTCCCCTGTTTCAAGAAAAGTTGCCCCTACTGCAGCAGCCCCTCCAACTCATGCTAAAAGACCCAGGCGAAATGCCTTTGATAATGTGGATGGGGAAATTATTGCTGATTATAATAAGGTTATCCGGGAAGCCAGGGAAGCTAAAGGCTGGACTATTGAAGAACTGGGTCTTAAGATTAAAGAAAAAGCCCCTCTGATAAAAAAGATCGAACGCTCTGAGATCATTCCCGAAGATGCAATGCGCAAGAAACTTGAACAAGCTCTCGGGATAAAACTCACAGAACGTGTGAGTCAAGATAATATGGAGCATGGGACAATGTTGCGTGGTACTACGCTGGGAGATATTGTCACGATAAAAAAGAAATAG
- a CDS encoding DUF356 domain-containing protein has protein sequence MKSFAIIRAENSGKVNVALRDLVRYGHMSFDDSPKRMDPQKADKMLVDIMNTPLRNACGSAAVVPLEDQASVAIGRLKKIHPPAHVIIVSPRHAMFSHLEKDFNEMPEMDLKSQDEEDDFE, from the coding sequence TTGAAATCATTTGCTATAATTAGAGCAGAAAACAGTGGAAAAGTTAATGTTGCCCTCAGGGACCTGGTGCGATACGGTCACATGTCCTTTGATGACAGCCCCAAAAGAATGGATCCACAAAAAGCCGATAAAATGCTAGTTGACATAATGAACACACCCCTCAGGAATGCCTGCGGATCAGCAGCAGTGGTTCCCCTGGAGGATCAGGCCAGCGTTGCGATCGGCAGATTGAAAAAGATACATCCCCCAGCTCATGTGATTATTGTAAGTCCAAGACATGCCATGTTTTCACATCTTGAAAAAGACTTTAACGAAATGCCGGAAATGGACTTAAAATCACAAGATGAGGAAGATGATTTCGAATAA